A single Amphiprion ocellaris isolate individual 3 ecotype Okinawa chromosome 1, ASM2253959v1, whole genome shotgun sequence DNA region contains:
- the mesd gene encoding LRP chaperone MESD, whose protein sequence is MASDLKLRCVVLLLYTCLLCILATDSKVKPKVKKDIRDYNDADMARLLEQWEEDDDIEEGDLPEHKRSSPPIDFSKVDPSKPEDLLKMSKKGRTLMVFASVSGDPTEKETEEITGLWQGSLFNANFDVQRFVVGSNRVIFMLRDGSLAWEVKDYLVAQERCMDVTVEGQVFPGKAAKKDDGKHKQQNEVNTKSKGKKKTESKKPDIEGNRASLKQEL, encoded by the exons ATGGCGTCTGACTTGAAGTTAAGATGTGTGGTGCTCCTGCTCTATACATGTTTGCTGTGTATATTAGCGACTGACAGTAAAGTTAAGCCCAAAGTAAAGAAGGACATCCGAGACTACAATGATGCAGACATGGCACGGCTCCTGGAGCAATGGGAG gaggatgatgacattGAGGAAGGTGACCTTCCTGAGCACAAAAGGTCTTCGCCTCCCATTGATTTCTCCAAGGTGGACCCTTCTAAACCAGAGGATCTTCTCAAGATGTCCAAGAAAGGCAGGACTCTGATGGTTTTTGCTTCAGTGTCAGGAGATCCTACTGAAAAAGAGACCGAGGAGATAACAGGACTGTGGCAGGGTAGCCTCTTCAATGCCAACTTTGATGTTCAGAG GTTCGTGGTGGGCTCCAACAGGGTGATTTTCATGCTGCGGGATGGGAGTTTAGCCTGGGAGGTCAAGGACTACCTTGTGGCCCAGGAACGCTGCATGGATGTTACTGTGGAGGGCCAAGTGTTTCCAGGGAAAGCTGCCAAGAAGGATGATggtaaacacaaacagcagaatgaAGTCAACACCAAGAGTAAGGGCAAGAAAAAGACGGAGAGCAAGAAGCCTGACATAGAGGGAAACAGAGCCAGCCTCAAACAGGAGCTGTGA
- the tlnrd1 gene encoding talin rod domain-containing protein 1 produces MASGGSGKSASEGSTSTPSGSLQQRKRLSSVCDTCKGKMQLVADLLLLSSETRPVMTSEGVAVADTFDQCRDTVIARTKELSILTHDIQSQLNMGRFTEVGDRLLEMADLVVSLTECSAHAAYLAAVETPGSQPCLSGLVDRYKVTRCRHEVEQSCSILRVTPLPDLTPQLLLELSQNISTNLKTLTDISSLASERSRDRFAKEQFKLSVKSMSTSGTAFLACVKEVKTQPSELTRNRCVLFSAALVQAVSALVGFATEPQFLGRAASISAEGKGVQTAVLGGAMSVVSACVLLTQGLRDVAQHPESSSKMADYRERLRNSACAVSDGCTLLTQALRERSSPRTLPPVNSHSVN; encoded by the coding sequence ATGGCTAGTGGTGGCTCTGGCAAGTCAGCTAGTGAGGGATCGACCAGCACACCCAGTGGCAGTTTGCAGCAGAGGAAGCGGCTCTCCTCCGTGTGTGACACATGTAAGGGCAAGATGCAGCTGGTGGCTGACCTCCTTCTGCTATCCAGCGAGACCAGGCCAGTCATGACATCTGAAGGCGTGGCGGTGGCCGACACCTTTGACCAGTGCCGCGACACAGTCATTGCCAGGACTAAGGAGCTCTCCATTCTCACACATGACATCCAGAGTCAGCTCAACATGGGACGCTTCACAGAGGTTGGGGACCGCCTCCTGGAGATGGCTGACCTGGTGGTGTCGTTGACTGAGTGCTCAGCTCATGCTGCGTACCTGGCAGCCGTGGAGACCCCCGGCTCTCAGCCCTGCCTGTCTGGTCTGGTGGACCGCTACAAGGTGACCCGCTGCCGACACGAAgtggagcagagctgcagcatcCTCCGAGTCACACCCCTGCCAGATCTAACCCCCCAGCTCCTCCTTGAGCTCTCTCAGAACATCTCCACCAACCTCAAGACTCTGACGGACATCTCGTCGCTGGCCAGCGAGAGGTCCAGGGACCGTTTTGCAAAAGAGCAGTTCAAATTGAGCGTCAAGAGCATGAGCACCAGTGGCACGGCCTTCCTGGCATGTGTCAAAGAGGTGAAAACCCAGCCTAGTGAACTGACCAGAAACCGATGTGTTCTCTTTAGTGCCGCTCTGGTCCAGGCTGTCAGTGCGCTGGTCGGCTTTGCTACAGAGCCACAATTCCTGGGAAGAGCTGCGAGCATCTCAGCTGAAGGGAAGGGTGTACAGACTGCTGTGTTAGGAGGGGCCATGAGTGTGGTTTCTGCCTGTGTCCTACTCACTCAGGGCCTCAGGGATGTTGCCCAGCATCCAGAGAGCAGCTCCAAAATGGCAGACTACCGGGAGCGTCTACGTAACTCAGCATGTGCTGTGTCAGACGGCTGCACTCTGCTCACTCAGGCACTCAGAGAACGCTCCTCTCCAAGGACTCTGCCGCCAGTCAACTCACATTCTGTGAATTAG